Genomic DNA from Erythrobacter aureus:
TGCCGTGGCGCGCCGCATGGGCCACGAACCACGCGTTGCCTTCCTGTCCTTCTCGACCTTCGGCAACCCCAGCGGGCAGTGGCTCGACAATATCCGCGATGCGGTGGCGATTCTCGACGCCGAGGAACCGGGCTTCGAATATGAAGGCGAAATGGCGCCTGACGTCGCGCTCAATCCGACCGTGATGAAGCTCTACCCCTTCAGCCGCCTGTCCGGACCGGCCAATGTGCTGGTGATGCCTGGCCTGCAATCGGCCAACCTGTCCGCAAAGCTGCTGCGTGAGCTGGCGGGAGAAACCACTGTTGGTCCGATGATGATCGGCATGGAAAAACCCGTCCAGATCGCCCCGATGACGGCGATCGCGCCGGACGTGCTGACCTTGGCGGTGTTGGCGAGTGCGGGCGTGGTGGGCTGACGGGCCGAGCTTCGCGAGAGCTTCGATTTCGCCGCGTGGCGACGGAACGGAGCCAGGCGCTTTGTGCGGGGTAAATCCTGCCCGCCGACTTGCTTCGTTGCAAGCGGTGTATACGGCCCACTCCGGACTGGCCCCATTACGGATTTTCGCGCGTAAGGTGGCTTGCGAGTCGGCGCATTTTCGGGCCGAGAACGAGGTTGGTCAGCGGAACCAGAATTCCGGTCAAAATCAACGTCTGCACGCCCAGTGGCAGGGGGTGGGCCAAGCCGGAAAGCAGGATCAGCAAGCACGTCACGAGCGGCCATACGATCAGCCAAACCAGCAGAAGATGGAGGAGGACGGTTTTCACGAACCGGCCTTTGCCGAAGACATGGCTCGGTTCAGGATCGAGAAATAGCCCGGCATGATCTCGGCAAGTTTCGCCTGGCCTGCCGCGGTAAGGGAAATCTCGCGCGATCGGGCATCATCAGAACTGGACGCGATGCTGATGAGCTTCGCGGATTCCAGGCTGCGCAGCACTCTCGTTACGACGGGTTTCGACACATCCAGCCGATCGGCGACCTCCCCCGCCATCAGCGATGAACGATCCGGTTCACGATCGATGACGACCAGAGTGAGAAAGCGCAATTGCGAGAAGCCATGGTCCGCGAAATACGCTTCCAGATCGCGGATCAGGAGACTTGCCCTACGCATCAGATCGAGCGCGTCCATGACGTTGCCGACATCGACGCCCTCGAACCGGTCGGAATAGCCTTCGACCATCTGCCGACTGGGCAAGTCCTTGAGAAAAAACATCGTACTAGGCCACCGGGTGGAGCCGAAGTATCTCCGGCTCCTCGGCGAGCCAGCGTTCATATGCCTTGAAAACCGCAACGGTATATGGCTGCTCGTGATGGGCTTTCAGAGCCGCTTCATCCTCCCATTCCTCATAGAGATGCAGGGTCCCGGTTTCGACATTCTCGCTCAACCGGAATTCGATACAGCCCGGCTCCGCGCGCGTTTGCTCGATTATGCCGCACACAGCTTTGCGCGCAGCGTCGAAATATTCGGGATGCGGCGTAATCCGCGCGATGATATTCAGTTGCGCCATTCTGAGGCTCCTTTAGTTAGCATGATAACTACATAGAGCCATGCTCTGCGTCAAGGCTGTAAATGCCGGGTGGTCCGATAGCCTTTCGCAAGCTTGCCCGCTTATCGCCCTGGCCGCCACCGTTTACATGCTCCAGCCTGATGTATATACATAATTTTGTCGAGGAAGCTCTATCGAAGGGCGGGTACGCCGAGGTACTTCGCCATGAGGCAGCGCTTGGGGGTGGCTAGTGGGCGAGTGCCGGAGGGGGGCAGCGATGATTGGTTTGCGGTCCGGGGTGCTGTCCCCAGTTCCTTCATGCTCAACCGGTTCAAATCCAAGGTCTATGGATGCTTGGCTTCGCGTTTGCCGCGCGGGTTGCGGGGGCGCCGCCGAGATGCAGAATGGCCATCATTGCGGACGCGGGACGATTAAGCGAGAACCCCCGAACGATTTGTGGAGATTACTCGTATGACCTCCCTTCACGAGCGGATCCGCTCCGACATCGAGAACCGCATAATGAGCGGTGATCTGGCTCCGGGCGACCGGTTGCCGATCGAAGCCAAGCTGATGGAGCAATATGGGTGCTCCCGCATGACGGTAAACAAGGCGATATCCGCTCTTGCTGCGACGGGTCTGGTCGAACGGCGCCGCAAGGCCGGTAGTTTTGTGGCCCGGCCTCAGGCCCATGCAATGGTTCTGGACATTCCCGATCTTGCAGAGGAAGTGCGCGGGCGCGACCAGGAGTACCGTTTCCGGCTTATCCATCGCGAGGCGGCCCAGGCAGAGGCGCTCGACCTAGGGCCGGTGCACCAATTTGGCATAGCGCCAATTTCGGGTCCTTCCTTGCTGACGATCGGTGTTCATATGGCTGATGGGTACCCTTTCGCTTATGAGAGCAGGGTGGTGAGTCTGACGGCGGTTCCTGAAATCGAGGACGCGGCATTCGATCCGGAATCTCCGGGAAGCTGGCTTCTCCAACACGTCCCCTGGACCGAAGCCGAAACCAATATCTCGGCAACGGGTGCGACCGAGCGAGAGGCCTGCAGCCTGAAGATCACTCCGGGCGCACCGTGTCTGGTCCTAGCGCGTAGAACTTGGCGAGGCAAAGAGCACATAACCGCAGTGCGCCAACTCTTCGTCGGCGAGTCTTACAGCCTTGACGCCCGATTCGGCTCCGCTCGGAAATAATGTTTCGTAAAGTCGATAATTAATTTCCAACAAGAGCAAGGATTTTGGACCTATATAGGAAAAAATTCTAAAAAAATCAGTGCTTTATGATGTTTTTGATGTATATACAAAAAGTCATTGACTGAGATCGGCAGTGTGTTCACTCTCCTGGAAATTCATTTTGGGAGGGTAAGTTCGATGCGTTGCAAGAGCATTTTAATCGGAACCAGTGTGCTCGCGGTGGCGATCTCGAGCCCGGTCGCAGCGCAGGATGCTGCGGACGAAGCCGCGACCGAAGCGAGCGGCGCGGACATATCCGCCGAGCCCGCTGCATCCAATGCTATTCTCGTAACCGGATCGAGAATTCGCCGTGCGGATATCGAAGGTGTTGGGCCGACGACCGTCGTTGGCGTGGAAGAAATGGAAAACACCGGCATCGTGAATGTCGAGACGCTTCTGCAGCGGCTTCCCGCCAATGCGGGCTTCGCCGGCAATCAGACCTCGGCCTACTGGACCGGCAATGGCTACGGCACCGCTCAGGTCAACCTGCGTGGTTTGGGCATCAAGCGCACGCTGGTGTTGCTCAATGGTCGACGCCTGGTCGCTGGCGGGACGGGTGCCAATTCCTCGCCCGACCTCAACATGATACCGGTCAACATGCTGGCTCGCACCGAGGTGCTCAAGGATGGCGCCTCCGCAGTCTATGGTGCGGACGCAATGGCGGGCGTCGTGAACATGATTACCCGTACGGATTTCGAGGGTATCAGAGTCGGCGGGCGTTACGGCATCACCGAACAGGGCGACGGCGCAGATGCTTCCATTGATGTTCTGGCGGGCTGGCGTACGGACACTGCGGGAATCATGGTCGCGGCCAATTATCAGAACACCGATCCGGTCAGCATGTTCAGCCGGGCACCGTGTTCGCTTGCCGAAACAACGCCGGGCTCTCTTTCCTGCGTGAACAGTTCCTCCACCATCGGTGGGCGGGCCGTGCTTCCCAATGGCCAGCAGATCAACTTCAATCAGGTTTTGGGTGGCGACGGGGACTTCTATGAACCCTACGATCCGGCCAAGCACAATTACAATTCCGCCCTTACGCTGAATGCGGTCAGTCCAATCGAGCGGTGGAGTATCGGTGTGTTCGGCGATGTCGAACTGGGTGACGCAGCCGAGGCCTTTGGCGAATTCCTCTATACCAAACGCAAAAGCAACCAGATCGCGACGCCGGGTACTCTGCGCAATCTGGCCATCCCGGCCAGCTTCCCCAGCAACCCTACGGGCGAGGATCTGGTCGTCATCCGGCGCCGTCTGGCGGAAGCCGGTCCCCGTCAGTTTTTCCAGGATTCCGAGACCTGGCAGGCAACCGGCGGGCTACGGGGCGATCTGTCCAACGCCTGGCACTGGGAAGCTGCCGTAAGCTGGGGAAAGAACACCGCCATCGACGGTTCGACCAATGTCGCCAATCTCGAGCGGGTGGGGAATGCAATCGATCCCGCGACCTGCGGCTCTAACGGTATCCCTTGCGCCGACTTCTTGGGTTTCGGGGACCTTACCCCGGAAGTTCTCGACTACATTTTGTTCACGTCGCGAGACAGGGGCGGAAACGAACTCGTCAGCGCGACTCTGGATCTCACCGGGGACCTCTTCACGCTTCCTGCCGGGGCGGTATCGTTTGCGACCGGTATAGCTTATCGTGAAGAAAAGGGCTGGCGGGATCCCGATCCCCTGACCGTCGCCGGTATCGCGAACACCAATCAACAGGACCCGATCTCCGGGAAAAGCAAGGCCAAGGAAGCCTATCTGGAATTGTCGGTTCCGGTCTTCTCAGGCGCTGCATTTGCGGAGGCCCTGACCGTCAATGGCGCGCTGCGGGTATCCGATTACGATCTCTTCGGTACGGACTGGAACTACAAGCTGGGTGCCGATTGGGAGGTGTTCGATGGTTTGCGTTTTCGTACCACCTACGGGACAGGCTTTCGAATCCCCAATGTGCCGGAATTGTTCGGA
This window encodes:
- a CDS encoding MarR family winged helix-turn-helix transcriptional regulator, with the translated sequence MFFLKDLPSRQMVEGYSDRFEGVDVGNVMDALDLMRRASLLIRDLEAYFADHGFSQLRFLTLVVIDREPDRSSLMAGEVADRLDVSKPVVTRVLRSLESAKLISIASSSDDARSREISLTAAGQAKLAEIMPGYFSILNRAMSSAKAGS
- a CDS encoding putative quinol monooxygenase gives rise to the protein MAQLNIIARITPHPEYFDAARKAVCGIIEQTRAEPGCIEFRLSENVETGTLHLYEEWEDEAALKAHHEQPYTVAVFKAYERWLAEEPEILRLHPVA
- a CDS encoding TonB-dependent receptor domain-containing protein, which codes for MRCKSILIGTSVLAVAISSPVAAQDAADEAATEASGADISAEPAASNAILVTGSRIRRADIEGVGPTTVVGVEEMENTGIVNVETLLQRLPANAGFAGNQTSAYWTGNGYGTAQVNLRGLGIKRTLVLLNGRRLVAGGTGANSSPDLNMIPVNMLARTEVLKDGASAVYGADAMAGVVNMITRTDFEGIRVGGRYGITEQGDGADASIDVLAGWRTDTAGIMVAANYQNTDPVSMFSRAPCSLAETTPGSLSCVNSSSTIGGRAVLPNGQQINFNQVLGGDGDFYEPYDPAKHNYNSALTLNAVSPIERWSIGVFGDVELGDAAEAFGEFLYTKRKSNQIATPGTLRNLAIPASFPSNPTGEDLVVIRRRLAEAGPRQFFQDSETWQATGGLRGDLSNAWHWEAAVSWGKNTAIDGSTNVANLERVGNAIDPATCGSNGIPCADFLGFGDLTPEVLDYILFTSRDRGGNELVSATLDLTGDLFTLPAGAVSFATGIAYREEKGWRDPDPLTVAGIANTNQQDPISGKSKAKEAYLELSVPVFSGAAFAEALTVNGALRVSDYDLFGTDWNYKLGADWEVFDGLRFRTTYGTGFRIPNVPELFGGVSEGNLTTTDPCSNYSTSGNATLIANCQATGVPAGYVQLGNTILTTVGGNPDLQPESSTTWTIGAVVQPRNQIPGLSLTVDWFEIDIEDAIRAIPGSTKLAVCYASPNLSSEFCDDFKRSTLTGEVTELSAQPINTGLEKMSGLDVGMLYNRSIGSFDVSLNLNVTWLNEYTVYPFEGGAPIQFDGFIGGGNGGYPEWRGYGTLTIENGPIGATWSTQWIGSATDFNASPGDIGYSTPDVFYHNLQVRFDVNDRTSFRLGVDNLFDRDAPYIQSFTDANTDTMTYDLMGRRFYVGFQTGF
- a CDS encoding UTRA domain-containing protein, which encodes MTSLHERIRSDIENRIMSGDLAPGDRLPIEAKLMEQYGCSRMTVNKAISALAATGLVERRRKAGSFVARPQAHAMVLDIPDLAEEVRGRDQEYRFRLIHREAAQAEALDLGPVHQFGIAPISGPSLLTIGVHMADGYPFAYESRVVSLTAVPEIEDAAFDPESPGSWLLQHVPWTEAETNISATGATEREACSLKITPGAPCLVLARRTWRGKEHITAVRQLFVGESYSLDARFGSARK